In a genomic window of Croceibacterium sp. TMG7-5b_MA50:
- a CDS encoding FAD-dependent monooxygenase produces MRRTPALIVGGGPAGASLALRLARAGAPHLLLERSRETGDALCGGFLSWRTLAMLDRLGIAADALNPQPVTHVRLFAGGRMAEAALPQPGRGVSRRHLDTLLLHAAEQAGAGVERGITVRAIDGLTARLGDGAELAADALFLASGKHDVRGAMRPEAARGGDPTLGLRVRLEAAPAMQRSVGAAVELHLFDRGYAGLVVQEDGTGNLCLAVHRSRLTEAGGADGLLGAWAMESAPFAERLAWRMAGVPDAVANVPYGWRATRTGPGLFRLGDQAAVIPSLAGEGMAIAIASAEAAASAYTGGGPAAAIRHQQDFARRAHRPVGVARTAWQVAERPAAARIGVTLARGFPALLPLIARLTRI; encoded by the coding sequence ATGCGTCGCACGCCTGCGCTGATCGTGGGCGGCGGGCCGGCCGGGGCCAGCCTGGCGCTGCGGCTGGCGCGGGCGGGGGCGCCGCACCTGCTGCTGGAGCGGAGCCGTGAGACGGGCGACGCGCTGTGCGGCGGGTTCCTCAGCTGGCGCACGCTAGCGATGCTGGACCGGCTGGGCATCGCGGCGGACGCGCTGAACCCGCAGCCCGTTACCCATGTGCGCCTATTCGCAGGCGGACGCATGGCGGAGGCGGCGCTGCCGCAGCCGGGGCGCGGCGTGTCACGCCGCCATCTCGACACGCTGCTGCTGCACGCGGCGGAGCAGGCCGGCGCGGGGGTGGAGCGTGGGATTACCGTGCGCGCGATCGACGGCCTCACCGCGCGGCTAGGCGACGGGGCGGAGCTGGCGGCGGATGCCCTGTTCCTCGCCAGCGGAAAGCATGATGTGCGCGGGGCGATGCGGCCGGAGGCGGCGCGCGGCGGCGATCCCACGCTGGGCCTGCGCGTCCGGCTTGAGGCCGCGCCCGCCATGCAGCGCAGCGTCGGCGCGGCGGTGGAGCTGCATCTGTTCGACCGCGGCTATGCCGGGCTCGTGGTGCAGGAGGATGGGACGGGCAATCTGTGCCTCGCGGTCCATCGTTCCCGCCTGACCGAGGCGGGCGGGGCGGACGGGTTGCTTGGCGCATGGGCCATGGAGAGCGCGCCCTTTGCCGAACGGCTGGCCTGGCGCATGGCGGGCGTGCCGGATGCGGTCGCCAACGTCCCGTATGGCTGGCGAGCGACCCGGACCGGACCCGGCCTGTTCCGGTTGGGCGATCAGGCTGCCGTGATCCCGTCGCTGGCGGGGGAGGGCATGGCCATAGCCATCGCCAGCGCGGAGGCGGCGGCGAGTGCCTACACCGGCGGCGGACCGGCGGCGGCGATCCGCCACCAGCAGGACTTCGCCCGCCGTGCGCACCGACCCGTGGGGGTGGCGCGCACGGCGTGGCAGGTGGCCGAGCGGCCGGCAGCCGCGCGGATCGGCGTCACGCTGGCGCGTGGCTTCCCCGCCTTGCTGCCGCTGATCGCACGGCTGACGCGGATCTGA
- the paoC gene encoding aldehyde oxidoreductase molybdenum-binding subunit PaoC — translation MDFNQPAGANLFDNATVLGKSTPRIDGPLKTAGMAPYAYERHDAVANQAYGYIVGSAIAKGRIASMDVAAARRAPGVVAVVAAPDVAPVGKGQGNVAPLFGGRDIAHYHQAIAVVVAETFEQARAAAALIRTDYERASGAFDLARVAPSADGNEQDDGAGDGGDPQSQQTPKLIGDFAGAFAAAPVKVDATYTTPDESHAMMEPHATIAAWDGDRLTLWTSNQMIAWSKRSMAKILDMPEANIRLDSPYIGGGFGSKLFVRADAVCAALAAKQARRPVKIALQRPLIANNTAHRHATIQRIRLGAGRDGKITAIGHECWSGNLDGQSGEDGTAQTPVLYAGANRLIASRVAHLDLPEGNAMRAPGEAVGHLALEVAMDELAEAAGMDPIALRLANEPTGEVPGSPGKRYSDRNLSRCLTHGAERFGWSRRNATPAANRDGRWLVGMGVAAGYRGAPTQKSAARVRLQADGSLVVKTDMTDIGTGSYTIIAQTAAETMGVPLDRVSVRLGDSAFPAAAGSGGQWGAASSTAGVYAACVALRQKIGERLGFAADGATFAGGRISAGDRSWALTDAGTQVAEDGITFGKFQQDYDIGTYAAHFAEVAVDAFTGVTRIRRMLAVCDAGRILNPMSARSQVIGAMVMAAGGALMEELAVDTRFGFFVNHDLAGYEVPVHLDIPQQEVVFLDTADAVATPLKAKGVGELGICGPGAAIANAIYNATGIRVREYPLTLDKYLDRLPQIA, via the coding sequence ATGGACTTCAACCAGCCCGCAGGGGCAAACCTGTTCGACAATGCCACTGTTTTGGGCAAGTCGACCCCGCGCATCGACGGGCCGCTGAAGACCGCCGGCATGGCGCCCTACGCCTACGAACGGCACGATGCCGTCGCCAACCAGGCCTATGGCTACATCGTCGGCTCCGCCATCGCCAAGGGCCGGATCGCGTCGATGGACGTCGCGGCGGCGCGGCGGGCGCCCGGCGTGGTCGCGGTGGTCGCTGCGCCCGACGTGGCGCCGGTGGGCAAGGGTCAGGGCAATGTCGCCCCGCTGTTCGGCGGGCGGGACATCGCCCATTATCACCAGGCGATCGCAGTCGTCGTGGCCGAGACGTTCGAGCAGGCGCGCGCCGCCGCCGCGCTGATCCGCACCGACTATGAACGTGCGTCCGGCGCCTTCGACCTCGCCCGGGTCGCCCCGTCGGCTGACGGGAACGAGCAGGATGACGGCGCGGGCGATGGCGGCGATCCGCAGAGCCAGCAAACGCCGAAGCTGATCGGCGACTTCGCCGGTGCGTTCGCCGCCGCGCCGGTGAAGGTGGATGCCACCTACACCACACCCGACGAAAGCCATGCGATGATGGAACCGCATGCGACCATCGCGGCGTGGGACGGCGACAGGCTGACCCTGTGGACGTCCAACCAGATGATCGCCTGGTCCAAGCGCTCCATGGCCAAAATCCTGGACATGCCGGAGGCGAACATCCGGCTGGATTCGCCCTATATCGGCGGCGGCTTCGGTTCGAAGCTGTTCGTGCGCGCCGATGCGGTCTGCGCCGCCCTGGCCGCAAAGCAGGCGCGGCGCCCGGTGAAGATCGCCCTGCAACGCCCGCTGATCGCCAACAACACCGCGCACCGCCACGCCACCATCCAGCGTATCCGGCTGGGCGCGGGGCGCGACGGGAAGATCACCGCGATCGGCCATGAATGCTGGTCCGGCAATCTCGACGGCCAGTCGGGCGAGGACGGGACGGCCCAGACCCCCGTGCTGTATGCCGGCGCCAACCGCCTGATCGCCAGCCGCGTGGCCCATCTGGACCTGCCCGAAGGCAACGCCATGCGCGCACCGGGGGAGGCGGTCGGCCACCTGGCGCTGGAGGTCGCGATGGACGAGCTGGCGGAGGCGGCCGGCATGGACCCGATTGCCCTGCGTCTCGCCAACGAGCCGACCGGCGAGGTGCCCGGTTCCCCGGGCAAGCGCTATTCCGATCGCAATCTCTCCCGCTGCCTGACCCATGGGGCGGAGCGGTTCGGCTGGTCGCGGCGCAACGCCACGCCGGCGGCGAACCGTGACGGGCGCTGGCTGGTGGGCATGGGTGTCGCCGCCGGCTATCGTGGAGCCCCGACGCAGAAATCCGCCGCGCGCGTGCGGCTGCAGGCGGACGGATCGCTGGTGGTCAAGACCGACATGACCGATATCGGCACCGGCAGTTACACCATCATCGCCCAGACCGCGGCGGAAACCATGGGCGTGCCGCTCGACCGGGTGAGTGTCCGGCTGGGCGATTCCGCCTTCCCCGCCGCCGCCGGATCGGGTGGGCAATGGGGTGCGGCCTCCTCCACCGCGGGCGTCTATGCCGCCTGCGTGGCGCTGCGGCAGAAGATCGGCGAGAGGCTGGGCTTCGCCGCCGACGGCGCCACCTTCGCCGGCGGGCGGATCAGCGCGGGCGACCGCAGCTGGGCGCTGACCGACGCCGGTACGCAGGTGGCGGAAGACGGCATCACCTTCGGCAAGTTCCAGCAGGACTACGACATCGGCACCTATGCCGCCCACTTCGCGGAGGTCGCGGTGGATGCCTTCACCGGCGTCACCCGCATCCGGCGGATGCTGGCGGTGTGCGATGCGGGGCGCATCCTCAACCCCATGTCGGCGCGCAGCCAGGTGATCGGCGCCATGGTGATGGCGGCGGGCGGCGCACTTATGGAGGAGCTGGCGGTGGACACCCGCTTCGGCTTCTTCGTCAATCACGACCTCGCCGGGTACGAGGTGCCGGTGCACCTCGACATCCCGCAGCAGGAGGTCGTGTTCCTCGACACGGCGGATGCGGTGGCGACCCCGCTGAAGGCGAAGGGCGTGGGCGAACTGGGCATCTGCGGCCCCGGCGCGGCGATCGCCAATGCGATCTACAACGCGACCGGCATCCGCGTGCGCGAATATCCGCTGACACTGGACAAGTACCTGGACCGCCTGCCGCAGATCGCCTGA
- a CDS encoding xanthine dehydrogenase family protein subunit M — protein sequence MRAFTYERVATPAEAASAVAGKPGAKFLAGGTNLLDLMKLEIERPTHLVDVQDIEGLSTIEATEEGGLRIGALVSNTALAADERVRRDYGVLTRAIVAGASGQLRNKATTAGNLLQRTRCPYFYDPNLPCNKRNPGSGCAALEGYSRQLAVVGTSDKCIATYPGDMAIALRVLDATVETVQPDGQTRTIPFGEFHRLPGDEPEKDNVLVHGELITAVTLPRPLGGQHFYHKVRDRASYAFALVSVAAVVQPDGTGRVAFGGVAHKPWRVEAAEAAMPQGAAAVTARVFADARPTEHNAFKVPLATRTLAGVLADAKG from the coding sequence ATGCGCGCCTTTACCTACGAACGCGTGGCCACCCCGGCGGAGGCCGCCTCCGCCGTGGCCGGGAAGCCGGGCGCCAAGTTCCTGGCCGGCGGGACCAACCTGCTCGACCTGATGAAGCTGGAGATCGAGCGGCCGACCCATCTGGTGGACGTGCAGGATATCGAAGGGCTCTCCACCATCGAGGCGACGGAGGAGGGCGGGCTGCGCATCGGCGCGCTCGTCAGCAACACCGCCCTTGCAGCGGACGAGCGGGTGCGGCGCGACTATGGCGTGCTGACCCGCGCGATCGTGGCCGGCGCCAGCGGACAGTTGCGCAACAAGGCGACCACCGCCGGCAACCTGCTGCAACGGACCCGTTGCCCGTATTTCTACGACCCCAACCTGCCCTGCAACAAGCGCAACCCCGGCAGCGGTTGCGCCGCGCTGGAGGGGTATTCGCGCCAGCTCGCCGTTGTCGGCACCAGCGACAAGTGCATCGCCACCTATCCCGGCGACATGGCCATCGCCTTGCGGGTGCTGGACGCCACGGTGGAGACGGTGCAGCCTGATGGGCAGACCCGCACCATCCCCTTCGGCGAGTTCCACCGCCTGCCCGGTGACGAGCCGGAGAAGGACAATGTGCTGGTCCACGGCGAACTGATCACCGCCGTCACCCTGCCCCGGCCGCTGGGCGGGCAGCACTTCTACCACAAGGTGCGCGATCGCGCGTCCTACGCCTTCGCGCTGGTGTCCGTGGCGGCGGTGGTGCAGCCCGACGGCACTGGCCGCGTCGCCTTCGGCGGCGTCGCGCACAAGCCGTGGCGGGTGGAGGCGGCAGAGGCCGCCATGCCGCAAGGCGCCGCCGCCGTCACGGCCCGCGTCTTCGCCGATGCGCGCCCGACCGAACACAACGCTTTCAAGGTTCCGCTCGCCACCCGCACGCTGGCGGGCGTGCTGGCCGACGCCAAGGGATGA